Within the Eucalyptus grandis isolate ANBG69807.140 chromosome 1, ASM1654582v1, whole genome shotgun sequence genome, the region gggaccgtaaagccattaaatattgATTGGTcaagtgggaccgtaaagccattgaatcttaaaagggtcgagtgggaccgtaaagccattgatcTTGATTGGTCGAGTGAGAccataaagccattgaatcctgaaagggtcgagtgggaccgtaaagccattaaatcttgatTGGTCGAGtaggaccgtaaagccattaaacaTTGAAAGTGTTGAGTGGGgccataaagccactaaatctaagaaagttGCTTGACGGAGCTGTGATTACCACCTATAAATAAGTTGTGTCCTAAGGACCGTGATTCATAATTGGGAATTGAGTTGGAATAGTTGAAATGACCGGAAATGGTCTCGTTGCTATGTAATCGATTAAGTCAATTGATCTTTGCTTTGATCTGatattgtgaattgattgattgaatggaaatgaccgtgagtggtcttgttggcgtgtaattgactaggttgatttgatcgatgcttcgatcagtgatgtAATTGCTtaggtgcctatttgatctgtgctaatatgcaggtggaatctgaggccaaggtaagtcctctgactcatattgtgcataggcagccctaaggtgtattagtttactaatcgggtcttaaggggtagaacttgctgagacattgtctcagtggttattgaataaccatttcatgaCCCGGATGAGAAGCCTAAAGAGGAGGAATCTGACAAGGAGATCCctgttgaggaacccgaagaggagtacatGGAGGAAGACCCCGAGGATGACCCCGAGTACGACCTaaatgaggactgagatcccgtcctgtcttgtcagaccttgtctACATATGAATAGATGTTAGATCAGACTTAcgtatatatagtattgtagaatatTATGAGATGTGTGTAAAAAGGTGTGGTTGTAAATTTTCGCTATGAAAAATGTGGCCtgctttttctatcccattgttttattgtttggggatttataactacttccgcatgtgtatatataaatgaaagggtcggcgatacatagtcctggatatcgcattctaaaatcgaccaagaagaaggatgtgtgcgtgcccgaagatcggggcgtgacataggAACACCATCTCCTGGCTCCTCCCAAACTCGGGTGACAATTGAGCTGAAATCCGGATGCTTCATCTAATAATCAAAGAACTTGAAAGGCTTCCTCCGGAGAACGGGATTTGAGACTTTAACTACCATAGGGGTATGATCAAAAATACCACACTAGGAAGGAAGCTTCCGAGTATGAGAAATCCTAGCTCCATTTAGTATTTATAAGGACCCTATCAATCTTTCTTGACTTTCGATTGACTCCAGAAGAAGTAGCCTAGGTGAACCGAAAGCCAACATACCTCAGGTCATCAAGCTTTGCTTGTTCCAAGCACTGACCAAACTCATCAAAACACAGGAACCACGAGTGCGTGCCACCTAATCTGTATGATGGGTCTTTTATAGCATTAAAGTCACTCGCCACTAGCCAAGGCAAGTCCTGCAAAGTGGTACTCTTAAGTACAAGGTCCGCCCACGGTGGTCTCCGAGAAGAGAAAGAATGCTCAGCATAAACAGCTGAAATACAACAGACCATGCCGGAGATCAAGAATTTTAACTCTCCATGGATCGCTTGATCATTGATCGATGTGGCTTCAAAATTAACAAGGAGAGGGTTCCAGCCAACCCAAATTCTTCCTCTGGGAAAGTACTCATAGTTGGCTATCCAGCACCAATCCCTCATCAGCCCTAATGAAATGGAAGTGAAGAGATACTATGGGACTTTAGTCTCCAATAACCCCACAAAACACAACTCATTTGAGATCACCAAGTTGCGGACCTCCGCCTACCTAGAGGGGCCAACAAGGCCCCTAATATTCCAAAAACCTATGTACATATAGAGAGGAGGGGGAGGCTTACCTCTGCTTGCTTGTCCTACACCGATTGGCTACCGGAGTAGGGATGGCAGAAGGGAGCGGAGGTGGACAAAGATTCAGCATTTTATCTTGCATGGTTCCCACCTTTGAAATGGTAGGAGGAGCTTTCGGAGAAAGGGGAGGAGATACCAGATCATCCTCACTATAGCTACTGATTGAGCTAGCCGAGCCATCGGAAACTTCTTTGGACCTTGAAGGAACAAGAGATGGACTAGCTGGGTTGGTCCTTTCCTCAAACAGTATGGAACGACCCTCATCAAATTTAGACATATTTTTAAAACCCCTCTAGGCCTTCCTAGTAGAGGTAGATGGCATAACTTTCTTAGTGATAGTATCCATCAACTTCAGGGCCCTTCTCCTCTGGGAGATGCCGGAAGGGCCGAAGCATCTTCCTTTGCAAGGGAGGGCTTTTTCTTCCTGCTCATAACCTGGTTCCATGCTTGTTCAGGCCTAGGAGGTAGATCTGCCACCGCCAGAGTAGGAGCAAGAGCCAACACAAGATCGCCAGGCGCAACAAGCGAGTCAATGGTATGGGcttgttgcaaagtctcttccgGAGAGGATGGGGCTAGAGGATTCGCACATTTGTGGCCGAAAGCACCACAGTTGGGACATTCCACCAGTCTCCATTCaaattcaatatcaatgatGCGTGACACTCCATTAAGGTTAACAACAACTGAGGTACACCTTGGCTGCTTAGCATAAATCTTAATACAAACTCTGGCGAATGagatcattttcatttgttctgTGCGCTAATACAAAGGCttcccaacagcacttgcaaTAGCACTTATCACAGGCGTCGACCAGAGGTCAAACGGGAGGTTCTTCAACCTTATCCAAACTGGGACCGAGGTTTGCCTATCCTTCTTCAATTCCATCAATGGTTTCCATTGTTGTAGAATCAAGGGAACTCTTGCAACTATTAATTGACCATCTTCAAGTATCTTCCTTCTAAACTCTGAATTGAgaacatggaaaaagaaaaagccctaATCGTTGGCCAGGACCTTCGCAAGTTTCGGACCCCAGGTTTGTTTCAAAGCTGTTTCCGTGAGCTTGAAGGGAAGCTTCTTCCCAACGTAATATCCAACTAGGCACTTGTCCATTTCAGATCGATGACCTCAAGTACTTCCTCGAATAAGTTAACAACGGGCTTACTGTATACAAAGGAAGGGGGAACATAAGATAAGTCATACCCTTTAGTCGTAGGCCAAGCAACGTTGGCCCAAGTATGGGCAGGAGGAGGCCTGGAGTTTTTGCCTTGCTGATCATTTGTTTGCAGATTCTTGGAAGCTGATCTGGGTTGAGATCAACCCCGAGATCTATCCGTATGTTTGGCGGCCCAAAGCGAGCCCCTCTGGTTCTCCATCAATGAAGCGGGGCCAAGATTCAGAGCACCCAAACCCGAATGCACAGAGGACGAAAGGATTTAGGGAGCAGTTAAGGGGGTTTGTGTAAAAGACCCATCCTTGTCTAATTGGGCCTTTCCAACCGGTCCAACAGCCTCAGCAGTCGAAGAGGCCATGGCAGCAGCTGAAAACCACAACAGACCCAAAAAACCCTAACACGAGGAGTGCATTGTAGGGGATATGGGACATACTAAGGCAAAAATGTTCGGTGAGGCTTTGGAGTAAGGTCAGACGATCCTTCCCTCCAAATTTCAGCCCAAACGGATGGTTGGAAACCCCTGGACGAGCAAAACACCAGAGCGGTTGAATAGTAGTAGAAACACACTCTAAAGAGGAGGCAGTGAACAATATAACGAGAATGAGCAAATGGCAAAGCTTGTTTACATTATTATTAGTTGGTATATCGAAAAAGTAAGTTTATGCTTGTCTAAACGCTTAAGGTCTTCGGATCTCGCGTtcgaccctcgcccagatttgggaAATAGTCACTACACTCTCCTGTTTTTGATAAGGGCTTGTTGGTTCACCCCTCTAGTTGGCAAGGGTCGCTAGTCCTCATGTAAGTGCTGGCGACCCACAGCGGCCATAGGTGGGATAGAGCCTTCCGCttatatatttgtttccttttttttaagttttaattatgtttggacgaaaaaattattgatcggCTGGAATTTTTTGCTGACCAATAAgtttaagcccttatttgaaacaaccataataatttcatgctatactttgagattgatatgtaatttttatttgaaacaaatttcgttttaagtctttatttgagaaaatgatgatattttaagtttttatttaaaattttcccaaaaaatttaCAGTCTTATATTCTTTAAAAGCACATGAAATGATTTActttcattataattattattattattgaatcCAAAAATGATGTTAACATGAGTTTACATCAACTATGTAACAAATGAGAAATGTTGGTACATTAATAAGTTGGAAGACTAAGAATCGTGATCGTAGGTCCGGTTCCACCTCCTCCCCTCTATTCTTTCTTCCCGTCCTGTCCATTTTCTTGACGCCtagttctctctccctcgcttAGGGTTTTGGGTTTTCTCCGCTGTCGCCGGCGAGTCGCTTGAATCGGAAGGAGCGGACCTGCGCTTCATCTCAATGGAAAAGGAAGCTGATCAGAACCCACCTTCCAAAATGGAGTCTCTCTCCGTCAAATCTCAGGCGGCGGAAGGGAGCTTCTCCTCGAGTTGCCCGACGGAAACCCAGTAAGCTCTTCGAATCCCACCACTCCGTGTTGCCGCCATCTGGGTAAATTTGCATGGAATTTGCTGAGTTTGGTTGATGGGCTTGTTTTGGTCAGGATGATGAGTCCGGAGGAGTGTCACCGTCTGGGAAATCGCATGGAATTTGCTGAGTGAGTTTGGTTTATGGGTTTTGTTTTGGTCAGGATGAGCCCGGAGGAGCGGTTTCGAATCGTGAGGAGCGTCGGGGAAGAGTGCATTCAGGAAGACGAGCTGCTGAATCTTCTAACTAAGAAGCCCCAACCCATTTGCTACGATGGGTTCGAACCATCTGGCAGGATGCACATTGCTCAGGTCTTGATTTCCCCTGATTTCCCTTGATTTAGTTAATCTGATTATGTTGATATGTCGCGTTTGGCCCATGATAGTTTAATAGTGTAGTTCGACGTTATTGCTCATGGCATTGGCAAATTACTGCTTTGCTTATTTAGATTCACAGATTCATAGATGTAGCATCAAGAACTCTCGTCTCTCACTCTGTACCTGCCTTTTATTCTGAAACTTTTCGCACTTGAGATATTTTATAGCTTGCGTCCAGGCTTAGTGGCCTAGATTTTGCCTTCTAGTTGTTTAGCCACAGACGGAACGGTCCTGTAACACAACATTGCAATTTTGGTTCATCGTCCATGGAGTATCAGTCAGAAATGTCCAAACACTGTGATGACAGATTCCAATGCTTTGATGACAGATTCCAATGCTTTTTCTGCACCATAAATATAAAGATGCTTGGTTTTGTAATTTAGTGAATAGTAGAGATGAAAATAAACTTGATGCAAGTCGAGGCTGATGAATTGTACTTGCTGTCTTTTTAGTCAGTGATGTCAAGTTGTGTGTGCTTCAGTTCAGAACAGGCTTGCATATTGCCATTCCATGGTGCTTGAGTCAATTTCTTTGCCTAGTGTTGCTTATTGTGTGCTTCATCCAATCTCAGTCTGTTTTATTGTAGCTTTGCTTAACTATTCTTTGCCTAGTTTTTCAGAGAGAAAAGATTTCTTGATGTGAAGGACTTATCTGCTGGCTCATTGAGAGGACTCATTTAAGTTGTAGAGACATTTTGCTATATAGTGCATTGTTTTCTGCTGCTTTGCTTACAGTTCTGACGAAAGCTTgccttttcaattttaagctCAAGATTACTGCTGAAATTTTGTTGAGACTGGCTTTTATCAGTTTCAAAGTTTATATTTACATCTTCCTTTGGGGCAGGGAGTCATGAAGACGATAAGTGTGAACAAAATGACTTCTGCTGGATGCAAAGTCAAGATATGGATTGCCGATTGGTTTGCACAGTTGAACAACAAAATGGATGGAGacttgaagaaaatccaaacgGTTGGACGCTATTTGATTGAGATATGGAAAGCTGTCGGCATGGATCTCGCCGATAATAAAGTGGAATTTCTGTGGTCGTCAGATGAAATTAACTCCCGAGCACATGAATACTGGCCACTGGTTATGGACATTGCCCGCCGAAATAAGCTCCCTAGGATAATTAGGTATATAACTGAGGCCTGCAGTTATTATGTTGATCATGACTGATATAATAGATTGCGGctcattgattttcttgtttcCAGGTGCTCACAGATAATGGGTCGTAGCGAACAGGATGAGCTCAGCGCAGCCCAAATTCTCTACCCATGCATGCAATGTGctgacatatttttcttgaaggtTCTTATAG harbors:
- the LOC104433953 gene encoding tyrosine--tRNA ligase 1, cytoplasmic isoform X2 → MGFVLVRMSPEERFRIVRSVGEECIQEDELLNLLTKKPQPICYDGFEPSGRMHIAQGVMKTISVNKMTSAGCKVKIWIADWFAQLNNKMDGDLKKIQTVGRYLIEIWKAVGMDLADNKVEFLWSSDEINSRAHEYWPLVMDIARRNKLPRIIRCSQIMGRSEQDELSAAQILYPCMQCADIFFLKADICQLGMDQRKVNVLAREYCDDIKRKNKPIILSHHMLPGLQQGQEKMSKSDPSSSIFMEDTEAEVNVKIKKAYCPPKIVQGNPCLEYIKYIILPWFNEFKVERSADNGGDKTFKSFDELVVDYESGDLHPGDLKPALSKSLNKILQPVRDHFNKDANAKDLLKRVKGYRITR
- the LOC104433953 gene encoding tyrosine--tRNA ligase 1, cytoplasmic isoform X1; protein product: MEKEADQNPPSKMESLSVKSQAAEGSFSSSCPTETQMSPEERFRIVRSVGEECIQEDELLNLLTKKPQPICYDGFEPSGRMHIAQGVMKTISVNKMTSAGCKVKIWIADWFAQLNNKMDGDLKKIQTVGRYLIEIWKAVGMDLADNKVEFLWSSDEINSRAHEYWPLVMDIARRNKLPRIIRCSQIMGRSEQDELSAAQILYPCMQCADIFFLKADICQLGMDQRKVNVLAREYCDDIKRKNKPIILSHHMLPGLQQGQEKMSKSDPSSSIFMEDTEAEVNVKIKKAYCPPKIVQGNPCLEYIKYIILPWFNEFKVERSADNGGDKTFKSFDELVVDYESGDLHPGDLKPALSKSLNKILQPVRDHFNKDANAKDLLKRVKGYRITR